One stretch of Croceibacterium atlanticum DNA includes these proteins:
- a CDS encoding carbonic anhydrase — MAHISSELSELIEGYHHFREHGWKPERERWTALSEGQQPSVMVIACSDSRVDPSQIFNVSPGEIFVVRNVAALVPPFETNPGHHGVSAALEFAVQVLKVKEIMVMGHGMCGGCQAALTQSMHGSEPGNGGFIADWIEMLDEARAPIASKLGTSGREAELAMEQAAVKVSLANLRTFPCVQAKESRGTLRLSGAFFAISDGVLHLLDEQTGAFAPA; from the coding sequence ATGGCACATATTTCTTCCGAACTTTCCGAGCTTATTGAAGGCTATCACCATTTCCGGGAACATGGCTGGAAGCCCGAGCGGGAGCGATGGACAGCGCTGAGCGAAGGCCAGCAACCGAGCGTGATGGTCATCGCCTGTTCCGATAGCCGAGTCGATCCTTCACAGATCTTCAATGTCAGCCCGGGCGAGATCTTCGTGGTCCGCAATGTCGCCGCTCTGGTGCCGCCTTTTGAAACCAATCCCGGCCATCACGGCGTTTCTGCCGCGCTGGAATTCGCGGTGCAGGTACTCAAGGTGAAGGAAATCATGGTGATGGGCCATGGCATGTGCGGCGGTTGCCAGGCGGCGCTGACGCAATCCATGCATGGCAGTGAACCGGGCAATGGCGGCTTTATCGCCGACTGGATCGAAATGCTGGACGAAGCCCGCGCCCCGATCGCCAGCAAGCTGGGGACGAGCGGCCGCGAGGCAGAACTGGCCATGGAACAGGCCGCGGTGAAGGTCAGCCTTGCCAATCTGCGGACCTTCCCTTGCGTGCAGGCAAAGGAAAGCCGCGGCACATTGCGCCTGAGCGGGGCCTTCTTCGCCATTTCCGATGGCGTGCTGCATCTGCTGGACGAGCAAACCGGCGCTTTCGCTCCGGCCTGA
- a CDS encoding DUF1206 domain-containing protein: MLQASDKIRWLVRLGYLSRAVLYGMIGVLALNSSDQVRDGAKGVFRAIEDFPAGTALLWIVTIGMVGYALFRFASPLFDIEHEGSDKKGIAIRIGHAGSAIGHLVLAYTAFQLATGSGSGGNAAQEAAAGVLSFQLGSFVLGLLGAAFLLTAIFQAKKGVSGEFMNRVSSAAPSATRWIGGLGYAARAVVFAVIGWSLIQSAWFSTSSEVVSLGGAIASLSDDGIWFDLVAVGLVLFGIFSLFLARYRIVPDLGPDGRVPSFRL; the protein is encoded by the coding sequence ATGCTTCAGGCATCTGATAAAATTCGCTGGCTTGTAAGGCTCGGCTATCTTTCGAGAGCGGTGCTTTACGGCATGATCGGGGTGCTTGCCCTGAACAGTTCCGATCAGGTGCGGGATGGCGCGAAAGGCGTGTTCCGGGCGATAGAGGATTTCCCGGCCGGCACGGCCTTGTTGTGGATCGTTACAATCGGGATGGTCGGTTATGCGCTGTTCCGTTTCGCTTCCCCGCTATTCGACATCGAACATGAGGGCAGCGACAAGAAGGGGATTGCGATCAGGATCGGCCATGCCGGCAGCGCCATTGGCCACCTTGTCCTTGCCTATACCGCTTTCCAGCTTGCAACGGGCAGCGGCTCTGGCGGCAATGCTGCGCAGGAAGCCGCGGCCGGCGTCCTTTCCTTCCAGCTCGGTTCCTTCGTCCTGGGCCTGTTGGGCGCTGCCTTTTTGCTGACAGCCATATTCCAGGCGAAAAAGGGCGTTTCCGGCGAATTCATGAACCGGGTCAGCTCTGCTGCCCCATCAGCCACCCGCTGGATCGGAGGCCTGGGCTATGCTGCGCGGGCTGTGGTCTTCGCGGTAATCGGCTGGTCGCTGATTCAATCGGCCTGGTTTTCGACCAGTTCCGAAGTGGTTTCGCTTGGCGGGGCAATTGCCTCGCTAAGCGATGACGGGATCTGGTTCGATCTGGTGGCAGTCGGCCTCGTGCTGTTTGGAATCTTCAGCCTGTTCCTCGCCCGTTACCGGATCGTGCCGGATCTTGGTCCGGACGGAAGAGTACCGAGTTTCCGGCTATGA
- a CDS encoding MauE/DoxX family redox-associated membrane protein, with amino-acid sequence MNDMSSAAKNKAGTSGKNASLYRMVMEKHVCPYGVKSRWLLERNGYTVEDHHLTTREQTDAFKERHGVATTPQTFIGGERIGGYDSLREYFGQSLPAEGETSYKPVLAIFGVALGLAVALSLWAFGTALTIRGAEWFVAFSMAMLAMTKLQDVETFSTMFVGYDLLARRFVPYAYAYPFLEGAAAILMAGRLLPWLSIPIALFIGTVGAVSVFYAVYVQKREIKCACVGGSGNVPLGFVSLTENLAMMGMGLWMLLRALA; translated from the coding sequence ATGAACGACATGTCTTCCGCGGCAAAAAACAAGGCAGGGACCAGCGGCAAGAATGCCTCCCTCTACCGGATGGTCATGGAAAAGCATGTCTGTCCATATGGCGTGAAGTCCAGATGGTTGCTGGAACGCAATGGCTACACGGTGGAAGACCACCATCTCACCACGCGTGAACAGACCGATGCGTTCAAGGAACGGCACGGCGTGGCAACCACGCCGCAGACCTTTATCGGCGGGGAACGGATCGGCGGATATGATTCCCTGCGCGAATATTTCGGGCAAAGCCTGCCCGCAGAAGGCGAGACGAGCTACAAGCCGGTGCTGGCGATATTCGGCGTCGCGCTGGGGCTGGCAGTCGCGCTGAGCCTGTGGGCTTTCGGCACGGCTCTCACCATTCGCGGGGCCGAATGGTTCGTAGCCTTTTCCATGGCGATGCTGGCCATGACCAAGCTGCAGGATGTCGAAACCTTTTCGACCATGTTTGTCGGCTATGACCTGCTGGCGCGGCGATTTGTGCCTTATGCCTATGCCTATCCATTTCTTGAGGGGGCAGCGGCTATTCTCATGGCCGGAAGGCTGCTGCCCTGGCTTTCGATCCCAATTGCCCTGTTCATTGGCACGGTTGGCGCCGTATCGGTATTCTATGCGGTCTATGTGCAGAAGCGGGAGATCAAATGCGCCTGCGTGGGCGGCAGCGGGAATGTGCCGCTGGGCTTTGTCTCGCTGACAGAGAACCTCGCCATGATGGGCATGGGGCTGTGGATGCTGCTGCGCGCGCTGGCCTGA
- a CDS encoding rod shape-determining protein produces the protein MSSFFSQLFKFGSQNMAIDLGTANTLVYVQDRGIVLNEPSVVAIETINGVKRVKAVGDDAKLMMGKTPDNIEAIRPLRDGVIADIEIAEEMIKYFIRKVHGKKSLFRYPEIVICVPSGSTSVERRAIRDAASNAGASEVFLILEPMAAAIGADMPVTEPVGSMVVDIGGGTTEVAVLSLRGLAYTTSVRTGGDKMDEAIVSYVRRHHNLLIGDATAERIKKDYGCATVPEDGTGEIITIKGRDLVNGVPKEITINQSHIAEALSEPIGAIVEGVRIALENTAPELAADIVDQGIVLTGGGALIRGLDDHLKEETGLPVSIAEDPLSCVAVGTGRAMEDPIYRGVLMTA, from the coding sequence ATGAGTTCCTTCTTTTCTCAGCTGTTCAAGTTCGGTTCGCAGAACATGGCCATCGACCTCGGTACGGCCAATACGCTGGTCTATGTGCAGGACCGGGGCATCGTTCTGAACGAACCTTCCGTTGTCGCCATCGAAACCATCAACGGCGTCAAGCGCGTGAAGGCCGTGGGCGACGATGCCAAGCTGATGATGGGCAAGACGCCGGACAATATCGAAGCGATCCGCCCGCTGCGCGACGGCGTGATTGCCGATATCGAAATCGCGGAAGAAATGATCAAGTATTTCATCCGCAAGGTGCACGGCAAGAAGAGCCTGTTCCGCTATCCCGAAATCGTGATCTGCGTTCCCTCGGGCTCGACCTCCGTGGAACGCCGCGCGATCCGCGATGCGGCGAGCAATGCCGGCGCCTCCGAAGTTTTCCTGATCCTGGAACCCATGGCTGCGGCCATCGGGGCGGACATGCCGGTTACCGAACCTGTCGGTTCCATGGTTGTCGATATCGGCGGCGGCACGACCGAAGTGGCCGTGCTGTCACTGCGCGGCCTGGCCTATACCACCAGTGTCCGCACCGGCGGCGACAAGATGGACGAAGCCATCGTTTCCTATGTCCGCCGACACCACAATCTTCTGATCGGCGATGCCACGGCGGAACGCATCAAGAAGGATTATGGCTGCGCCACCGTGCCGGAAGACGGCACCGGGGAAATTATCACGATCAAGGGCCGCGACCTGGTGAATGGCGTGCCCAAGGAGATCACGATCAACCAGTCGCATATCGCGGAGGCTCTTTCCGAACCGATCGGCGCCATCGTGGAAGGCGTGCGTATCGCCCTCGAAAATACCGCGCCGGAACTGGCGGCGGATATCGTGGACCAGGGGATCGTGCTGACTGGCGGCGGTGCGTTGATTCGCGGCCTGGACGATCATTTGAAGGAAGAAACCGGCCTGCCCGTCAGCATTGCGGAGGATCCGCTGTCCTGCGTTGCCGTGGGTAC
- the mutL gene encoding DNA mismatch repair endonuclease MutL yields the protein MSAIRRLPETLINRIAAGEVVERPASALKELVENAIDSGATRIAVTIAEGGLARIEVTDDGCGMTADEMALALERHATSKLPDDAIEQVATLGFRGEALPSIASVARLSLESRVRGAEQGWKRVVDHGQLMEEGPAALPPGTRVRVENLFGRIPARRKFLRTPRSEYAACLDVVRRLAMARPDIGFTFQHGDRRILGLQGGEGTEARVAQIIARELADNGVSIDLERGEMRLTGLAGLPTYNRGVADHQYLFVNGRPVKDRVLTGAVRGAYADMLARDRHAVLALFLQLPPEDVDVNVHPAKTEVRFRDAPAVRGFIVSGLRQALSTGDRRSAQAPDAAAMGRWQAEPARDEPSPALRSIFSGRDWSAPSPSLAEPRPVWRGSESEVLAAPQGRAEMAEELPEEAGQYPLGIARGQVANTYIVAEASDGLVLVDQHAAHERLVLERLRAAGMSEKIAASQALLMPEVVELDEPACDRLEDQAEKLLEFGLVMERFGPGAMLVRALPAALKNADPEKLLIDLADDIARHGDSLLLGEKIEYVLATMACHGSVRAGRTMSVAEMNALLREMERTPRSGQCNHGRPTWVKLSMEDVEKLFGRH from the coding sequence ATGTCCGCAATTCGCCGCCTTCCAGAGACGCTGATCAACCGCATCGCGGCTGGCGAAGTGGTGGAACGGCCCGCCTCCGCCCTCAAGGAACTGGTAGAGAACGCAATCGATTCCGGCGCAACCCGGATTGCCGTTACCATTGCCGAAGGCGGGCTGGCACGGATCGAAGTTACCGATGATGGCTGCGGCATGACCGCGGATGAAATGGCGCTGGCACTGGAACGCCACGCGACGTCCAAATTGCCGGACGATGCGATCGAACAGGTGGCTACGCTCGGCTTTCGCGGGGAAGCCTTGCCTTCCATCGCCAGCGTCGCCCGCCTTTCTCTGGAAAGCCGGGTGCGCGGCGCGGAACAGGGCTGGAAGCGCGTTGTCGATCACGGCCAATTGATGGAGGAAGGGCCGGCCGCCCTCCCGCCGGGCACGCGCGTCCGGGTGGAAAACCTGTTCGGCCGTATTCCGGCGCGGCGCAAATTCCTGCGCACGCCGCGCAGCGAATATGCCGCCTGTCTCGACGTGGTCCGCCGGCTTGCAATGGCGCGACCGGATATCGGCTTCACCTTCCAGCACGGGGACCGCCGGATCCTCGGCCTTCAGGGCGGGGAAGGGACAGAAGCGCGCGTGGCGCAGATCATCGCCCGCGAACTGGCGGATAACGGCGTTTCGATCGATCTTGAACGCGGGGAGATGCGGCTGACCGGGCTGGCCGGATTGCCGACCTACAATCGCGGCGTGGCCGATCATCAATATCTGTTCGTCAATGGCCGCCCGGTGAAGGACCGCGTGCTGACGGGGGCAGTGCGCGGCGCCTATGCCGATATGCTCGCGCGGGATCGGCACGCAGTGCTGGCCCTGTTCCTGCAATTGCCGCCCGAGGATGTGGATGTGAACGTCCATCCGGCCAAGACGGAGGTCCGCTTTCGCGATGCCCCGGCGGTGCGCGGTTTCATCGTTTCCGGATTGCGGCAGGCGCTTTCCACCGGCGATCGCCGCAGTGCGCAGGCCCCCGATGCGGCCGCCATGGGCCGCTGGCAGGCGGAGCCGGCAAGGGATGAGCCATCGCCCGCCCTTCGTTCGATCTTCTCCGGACGGGACTGGAGCGCGCCTTCGCCATCGCTCGCCGAACCGCGCCCCGTCTGGCGCGGCAGTGAATCCGAAGTGCTGGCCGCGCCGCAGGGCCGCGCCGAAATGGCCGAGGAACTGCCGGAGGAAGCAGGCCAATACCCGCTGGGCATTGCCAGGGGGCAAGTGGCCAACACTTATATCGTCGCCGAAGCAAGCGACGGGCTGGTCCTGGTGGATCAACACGCAGCGCATGAAAGGCTGGTGCTGGAACGGCTCCGCGCAGCCGGGATGAGCGAAAAGATCGCCGCCAGCCAGGCCCTGCTGATGCCGGAAGTAGTGGAACTGGACGAACCGGCCTGCGACAGGCTGGAAGACCAGGCGGAAAAGCTGCTGGAATTCGGGCTGGTCATGGAACGCTTCGGCCCTGGCGCAATGCTGGTTCGGGCCTTGCCAGCCGCGCTGAAAAATGCCGATCCGGAAAAGCTTCTGATTGACCTCGCCGATGACATTGCCCGGCATGGCGACAGCCTTCTGTTGGGGGAGAAGATCGAATATGTGCTGGCCACGATGGCCTGCCACGGGTCGGTCCGCGCAGGGCGCACAATGTCAGTGGCAGAGATGAATGCACTTCTGCGTGAGATGGAACGCACGCCGCGTTCAGGACAATGCAACCATGGGCGGCCAACTTGGGTTAAATTGTCCATGGAGGACGTCGAAAAACTTTTCGGGAGACATTGA
- a CDS encoding NYN domain-containing protein: MEEEALKNIALLIDADNASHAGIDPVLTVLAELGQVNIRRAYGNWAKPALSNWSKITHRYGLQPMQQFDLTKGKNATDMAMTIDAVDLLYRGKVDGFGIMSSDSDFTPLVTRLRQDGLTVYGFGNAKAPEPFKTACTRFIDVDQLIRTSESEDGKPASTSPIDKDLIELLGGAWKAASRDDEGFARLHEVGQIAGNRSSFDVRNHGYKRLSDLIQAASDNFKLERRADNQLYVKRVR; the protein is encoded by the coding sequence ATGGAAGAGGAAGCACTCAAGAACATCGCGCTGCTGATCGACGCAGACAATGCCAGCCACGCCGGGATCGACCCGGTGCTGACCGTTCTGGCGGAGCTAGGGCAGGTCAATATCCGCCGGGCATATGGCAATTGGGCCAAGCCGGCGCTCAGCAACTGGAGCAAGATCACCCATCGCTACGGCCTGCAGCCGATGCAGCAATTCGATCTGACCAAGGGCAAGAACGCCACTGACATGGCGATGACGATCGACGCCGTGGATCTGCTCTATCGCGGCAAGGTCGACGGGTTCGGCATCATGAGTTCGGACAGCGATTTCACTCCGCTGGTCACGCGGCTGCGGCAGGATGGGCTGACCGTATATGGTTTCGGCAATGCCAAGGCGCCTGAACCGTTCAAGACGGCCTGCACCCGCTTCATCGATGTGGACCAGTTGATCCGCACATCCGAATCCGAAGACGGGAAACCCGCGTCCACCAGCCCGATCGACAAGGACCTGATCGAACTGCTGGGCGGTGCGTGGAAGGCGGCCAGCCGCGATGACGAAGGTTTTGCCCGCCTGCACGAAGTCGGCCAGATCGCCGGCAATCGTTCCAGCTTTGACGTGCGCAACCATGGCTACAAGCGTCTGTCCGACCTGATCCAGGCCGCCAGCGACAATTTCAAGCTGGAACGGCGCGCGGACAACCAGCTTTACGTCAAGCGAGTGCGCTGA